One Streptomyces sp. CNQ-509 DNA window includes the following coding sequences:
- a CDS encoding cell wall metabolism sensor histidine kinase WalK, with translation MSTNSSALARLDQHPARDRAPVDLAALVRDAAADLRAQQPHRPVTAEAAAPAVVVGDEAQLRQVVGNLLANVRTHTPEDAACTLSAATGDGAAVLRIADTGPGMRPEDAARIFDRFFRADPGRARVAGGSGLGMSIVRAVVEAHDGEVALDTAPGAGMAVTIRLPLADARVESSV, from the coding sequence TTGTCGACGAACTCCTCCGCCCTCGCCCGCCTCGACCAGCACCCCGCCCGCGACCGCGCCCCCGTCGACCTCGCCGCCCTCGTCCGCGACGCCGCCGCCGACCTGCGCGCGCAGCAGCCGCACCGCCCCGTGACGGCCGAGGCTGCGGCGCCCGCGGTGGTCGTCGGCGACGAGGCCCAGTTGCGCCAGGTCGTCGGCAACCTCCTCGCCAACGTACGCACCCACACCCCCGAAGACGCCGCCTGCACCCTCTCCGCCGCCACCGGCGACGGCGCCGCCGTCCTGCGCATCGCCGACACCGGGCCCGGCATGCGGCCGGAGGACGCGGCGCGCATCTTCGACCGGTTCTTCCGCGCCGACCCGGGGCGCGCGCGGGTCGCGGGCGGCAGCGGCCTGGGCATGTCGATCGTGCGGGCGGTGGTCGAGGCGCACGACGGCGAGGTCGCGCTCGACACCGCGCCCGGCGCGGGCATGGCCGTCACCATCCGGCTGCCGCTGGCGGACGCGCGGGTTGAGAGTTCGGTGTGA
- a CDS encoding DUF6879 family protein, whose translation MSSLLDGATSERMPLAPYYADFETHYWRSADLGFWKLERQQTFKEPGYDSWEAFAGGDWEESLRLLEAGREKLTRYHRKARQHGFTPRRIRVVEEPLSPYMQWELHALRVRAESGGRIHVIDADKVVQYESDSPLPEIYTLGSQVMYEAVYDRQGVLEAARKYVDRDLIMRCQSFIEELYQAGEPLLDWFDGHVAHLPPPPAQT comes from the coding sequence ATGAGTAGCCTGCTCGACGGCGCGACAAGCGAGCGCATGCCCCTCGCCCCTTACTACGCCGACTTCGAGACGCACTATTGGCGCAGCGCCGACCTCGGATTCTGGAAGCTGGAGCGGCAACAAACGTTCAAGGAACCGGGCTACGACAGTTGGGAGGCGTTCGCCGGCGGTGACTGGGAGGAGTCCCTGCGGCTGCTGGAAGCGGGCCGGGAGAAGTTGACGCGGTATCACCGGAAGGCGCGGCAGCACGGCTTCACGCCCCGGCGAATCCGGGTGGTGGAGGAGCCGCTGAGCCCGTACATGCAGTGGGAGTTGCACGCTTTACGGGTCCGGGCGGAATCCGGCGGGCGGATCCACGTCATCGACGCGGACAAGGTAGTCCAGTACGAGTCCGACAGCCCGCTGCCGGAAATCTACACGCTCGGTTCGCAGGTGATGTACGAGGCTGTGTACGACCGACAGGGCGTGCTGGAAGCGGCGCGCAAGTACGTCGATCGCGATCTCATCATGCGCTGTCAGAGCTTCATCGAGGAGCTGTACCAGGCCGGGGAACCCCTGCTCGACTGGTTCGACGGACACGTTGCGCACCTGCCGCCCCCACCCGCCCAGACGTAG